In Thermithiobacillus tepidarius DSM 3134, the genomic stretch CTCTACGCCACGCCCGAGGTCAACAATGTCCAGATCGATTTCGCCGAGTCGCTCATGCGCGCCGTGGGGCTGGTGGTCTGGGTGCAGCAGGAGTCCCTCATGGACGTGGTCACCGGGTTGTCCGGCAGCGGCCCGGCTTATCTCTTCTTGGTCCTGGAGGCGATGGAGGATGCCGCCGTCGCCCAGGGCCTGGACCGGCGCACGGCGCGCCTGCTGACCTTGCAGACGGTCTTCGGCGCGGCCAAGATGGCCCTGGAGAGCGAGGACACGCCCGCTACTCTGCGCAGCCACGTCACCAGCCCGGGCGGCACGACCGCCGCCGGCATCCGGGAGCTGGAGCGCGGGCTGCGCAGCCTGTTTTACGAGGCCGTCGACGCCGCCACGGCGCGCTCGCAGGCCATGGCCAACCACTACGGTGCGGAGGAATAAAACAATATGGTAACCAATAGCTTGCTGCTGGCCCTGGCAACCGTCGTCGATGTGCTGTTCACCATCTTTTTTTACCTGGTGCTGGTCCGCGCCCTGCTGTCCTGGGTCAATCCCGATCCCTACAACCCGGTCGTGCGCTTCATCGTGCGCGCCACCGAGCCGGTCATGGCGCCGGCGCGCCGCATCATCCCGCCCATCTCCGGCTTCGACCTGTCGCCCATCGTGGTGCTGCTGCTGATCCAGGTGGTCAAAAATCTGCTGGTGAACCTGCTCTACAACATGGCCGGTCCGGGCCTGTCGTGAGCCAAGCGGCGCCTGCCCCCTATCGCTGGGTCGCAGGCGATCTGATCCTCTCGGTGCACGTGCAGCCCGGCGCCAAGCGCACCCAGGTGGCCGGGCTGCACGCCGGCGCCGTCAAGATCCGCTTGCAGGCCCGCCCGGTGGAGGGGGCCGCCAACGCCGCCCTCATCGCCTTTCTGGCCGAGCAGTTCGGGCTGCCCCGCAAAGCGGTGCAGATCCTCCAAGGCGAGAGCAGCCGGGAAAAGCGCCTGCGCCTGCGGACACCAGCCCCCGAACGCGTCGCCGCCGTCCTCCAGTCCTGGGTGCTGCAAGCCTAGCCTGCACTTCCTGTCGCCTTCCTTTCGCCGCGCCGCTGGTTGCCGATGCCGCGGATGCTGTCCAGGCACCGCCTGGCGAAATCCAATATTAGAAGAATCGGGAACCGAACGCCGCCGGTGTGGTCGAAGTTTTCACACGTGTTGCGCCTTTGCCACAAAGGCGCGCGGCGCAGGCAAGCCTGAACTGGCTGGATTTCGTGGCTTATGCGCCAAGCAGTCAACCCAATGGGGTCTCGTCCGTTGTAAAGATCAGACAAGCGCCCG encodes the following:
- a CDS encoding YggT family protein — its product is MVTNSLLLALATVVDVLFTIFFYLVLVRALLSWVNPDPYNPVVRFIVRATEPVMAPARRIIPPISGFDLSPIVVLLLIQVVKNLLVNLLYNMAGPGLS
- a CDS encoding DUF167 domain-containing protein; this translates as MSQAAPAPYRWVAGDLILSVHVQPGAKRTQVAGLHAGAVKIRLQARPVEGAANAALIAFLAEQFGLPRKAVQILQGESSREKRLRLRTPAPERVAAVLQSWVLQA